A region from the uncultured Macellibacteroides sp. genome encodes:
- a CDS encoding insulinase family protein, with protein sequence MKNRTLLLLLLVAGIFMPVMAQQEMQPLPIDPKVRYGKLTNGLTYYIRHNEQPKERADFYIAQRVGSMQEEDSQAGLAHFLEHMAFNGSKNFPNHGIDDYTESVGIRGGENLNAYTSFDETVYMIMNAPVTRQDVVDSCMLILHDWSGFIALEDTAIEKERGVIREEWRTRQDAQARLWEQQLPKMYPGSRYANRMPIGSIDVINNFKPEELRAYYKKWYRPDLQSVIIVGDVDVDVVEARLKTMFADIPSPVNAAVREMHQVPDNDLPLVSVATDKEASNIILYLFYKHDKLPRDLYATPMGLVMDYIRNVASTMMTDRFNELLQKGNPPFVDAQASDGDYMIAKSKDAWSVACLAKEGKINESLTAMVAETQRLKQYGFTASEYERARINVLKSYETQFNEREKQKNDAYTNEYVSHFTDGGYIPGIEMEYTLINQIAPGIPVEQVNQYIQDMIGEKNIVISLTGPAKEGLTYPSEDELLRTFMKAQKIAVEPYKETISNEPLVANLPAPGKITKQEVDPLFGSTVFTLGNGVKVVVKQTEYKKDEILMTATSPGGSTLFGKADVPNLKLFNEVIGLGGLGNFSATDLTKVLAGKQVSLSASLGLDNESLNGRSTPADLETLCQLIYLQFTALRPDTEAYTSFEGRMKAQLQNLELNPMVAFSDTITKAIYDGNPRVQRLKEADFAQISYQRILDMYKERYADASDFIFTFVGNVNPDTLKPFIQQYLATLPSLKRVEKGNVKEVPVLRNGTYTNHFARSLQTPKASIVNFFSGNLPFTLENRLTITMLKQILDLVYTEKVREDEGGTYGVQTSVKIASFPEGQTILQTYFDTDPAKRAQMNAIVHNELKRISETGPRVEDFNKTKENMLKKHAEALQENSYWLNTLDTYYDKKRDDHTTYETTLKAITPAGIQALAKTLLKQGNTVEVVMEPAK encoded by the coding sequence ATGAAAAATCGTACTTTATTATTATTGTTGCTTGTAGCCGGCATTTTTATGCCTGTTATGGCTCAGCAGGAAATGCAACCACTTCCTATCGACCCGAAGGTGAGATATGGGAAGCTTACCAACGGATTAACCTATTACATCCGGCACAACGAACAACCTAAAGAAAGAGCCGACTTCTACATCGCGCAGCGAGTAGGTTCCATGCAGGAAGAAGATTCTCAGGCTGGTCTGGCTCACTTCTTGGAACACATGGCCTTCAATGGATCAAAGAATTTTCCGAACCATGGCATCGACGACTATACAGAAAGCGTTGGAATACGTGGCGGAGAAAACCTGAATGCGTATACATCGTTCGACGAGACCGTTTATATGATAATGAATGCACCGGTAACCCGACAGGATGTTGTTGACTCCTGTATGCTTATTCTGCACGACTGGTCAGGCTTTATTGCGTTGGAAGATACGGCCATAGAAAAAGAAAGAGGCGTTATCCGCGAAGAATGGCGTACACGTCAGGATGCACAGGCACGCTTATGGGAGCAGCAACTGCCCAAAATGTATCCGGGAAGCCGTTACGCAAACCGTATGCCCATCGGTTCGATCGATGTTATCAATAATTTCAAACCCGAAGAACTGCGCGCCTATTATAAAAAGTGGTACCGTCCCGATTTGCAATCGGTAATTATTGTAGGCGATGTAGACGTTGACGTGGTGGAAGCCCGTTTAAAAACTATGTTTGCCGATATTCCATCACCAGTAAACGCTGCCGTAAGAGAAATGCATCAGGTTCCCGACAACGATCTGCCGCTGGTATCGGTTGCAACCGACAAGGAGGCATCCAACATTATTTTGTATCTTTTCTATAAACACGATAAACTGCCGCGCGACTTGTACGCCACTCCAATGGGACTTGTAATGGATTATATCCGCAACGTTGCCAGTACCATGATGACCGACCGGTTCAATGAACTTCTTCAGAAAGGAAATCCTCCCTTCGTAGATGCACAGGCATCGGACGGCGATTACATGATTGCCAAATCCAAAGACGCGTGGTCGGTCGCTTGTCTGGCTAAAGAAGGAAAGATAAACGAATCTCTTACCGCCATGGTTGCCGAAACACAACGGCTTAAACAGTACGGATTCACAGCTTCGGAATACGAACGAGCACGAATCAATGTGCTGAAAAGCTACGAAACCCAGTTCAATGAGCGCGAAAAACAGAAAAACGATGCCTATACAAACGAATATGTTTCTCACTTTACAGACGGAGGCTACATTCCGGGTATAGAAATGGAATATACGTTAATCAACCAAATTGCACCCGGCATTCCCGTAGAACAGGTAAATCAGTATATACAGGACATGATTGGGGAGAAAAACATTGTCATCTCTCTTACGGGTCCGGCAAAAGAAGGCCTCACCTACCCTTCGGAAGATGAACTGCTTCGTACCTTCATGAAGGCTCAAAAAATAGCCGTAGAACCGTATAAAGAAACTATATCCAACGAGCCGTTGGTTGCCAATCTTCCTGCCCCGGGTAAAATTACAAAGCAAGAGGTTGATCCGCTCTTTGGATCTACCGTGTTCACCCTTGGAAACGGCGTTAAAGTGGTTGTAAAACAAACCGAGTATAAGAAAGATGAAATACTGATGACAGCTACCAGCCCGGGCGGAAGTACCTTGTTCGGGAAGGCTGATGTACCCAACCTTAAGCTCTTTAACGAAGTAATCGGCCTTGGTGGGTTAGGCAATTTCAGTGCCACTGATTTAACAAAAGTACTTGCAGGAAAGCAGGTTTCTTTATCAGCAAGTCTGGGATTGGACAACGAAAGTCTGAATGGACGCTCAACACCGGCCGATCTGGAAACCCTTTGTCAGCTTATCTACCTTCAGTTTACAGCCTTGCGCCCGGATACAGAAGCCTATACTTCTTTCGAAGGACGCATGAAAGCCCAGCTTCAGAACCTAGAACTGAATCCTATGGTTGCCTTTAGCGATACGATTACCAAAGCTATCTACGACGGAAACCCCAGGGTTCAGCGTTTAAAAGAAGCCGACTTTGCGCAAATAAGCTACCAACGTATCCTGGACATGTATAAAGAAAGATACGCAGACGCGTCAGACTTCATTTTCACGTTCGTAGGAAATGTAAATCCGGATACGCTGAAACCTTTTATACAACAATACCTGGCTACCCTTCCCTCATTGAAACGGGTGGAAAAAGGGAATGTAAAAGAGGTTCCTGTATTGCGCAATGGCACCTATACCAATCACTTTGCCCGCTCTTTGCAAACACCAAAGGCATCAATTGTTAATTTCTTCAGCGGAAATCTGCCTTTTACTTTGGAAAACAGGCTGACTATAACCATGCTGAAACAAATTCTCGATTTAGTTTACACGGAAAAGGTTCGTGAAGACGAAGGAGGAACCTATGGCGTGCAGACTTCCGTGAAGATTGCAAGCTTCCCCGAAGGACAAACGATCCTGCAAACTTACTTCGACACCGATCCGGCCAAACGTGCACAGATGAATGCAATTGTGCATAACGAGCTTAAAAGAATTTCCGAAACCGGACCACGCGTGGAAGACTTTAACAAAACAAAGGAAAATATGCTGAAAAAGCATGCCGAAGCACTGCAGGAAAACAGCTACTGGCTCAATACCCTGGACACATACTACGATAAAAAGCGAGACGATCATACAACCTACGAAACCACCCTGAAAGCCATCACCCCCGCCGGCATTCAGGCCCTGGCCAAAACGTTGTTAAAACAAGGCAATACCGTAGAAGTAGTAATGGAACCCGCCAAATAA
- a CDS encoding beta-L-arabinofuranosidase domain-containing protein, which produces MKKILLLIFSVLIVFPAISASEKDKGDNRINYLNNRYPLIRKPYVKLPLGSIKPKGWMLEQLKLMQEGMTGNLDKVYEMVMGKRNGWLGGDGDVWERGPYWIDGLLPLAYILNDQALKDKVKPWIEWCLASQKENGYFGPDTDRANEPGLQRNNAHDWWPKMVMLKVMQQYYSATGDARVIGFLTKYFKYQLEQLPVNPLDKWTFWGAQRGGDNLMIVYWLYNITGDKFLLDLGELIHKQTFNWTDVFLHQDHLSRQLSMHCVNLAQGFKEPVIYYQQNKNTEQIAAVKKAVRDMRHTIGLPTGLWGGDELLRFGNPTLGSELCTAVEMMFSLEEMLEITGDIQWADYLERIAYNVLPTQVTDDYSSRQYFQQVNQVSVTRDWRDFVTPHDDTDLLFGKLTGYPCCTSNLHQGWPKLVQNLWYATDDNGVAALVYAPSEVTIKVSNGVQVCVKEDTGYPFEERVRFQFEFVDMKIKKSFFPFHFRIPAWCTSPVVSLNGQVIPVDVYSGEIARINREWVNGDVLSVELPMHVDVSYWFDGAAVIERGPLLYSLKMEEKWVKKPVEKNSDNKYGNWYYEVTSNSPWNYSLLSNSLKKDSIGQNFVVEKKSTIASYPWNTENAPITIRTKGRRIPGWQLYRGSTGSIPFFTQQGKDYLENEEEVELIPYGCTTLRITEFPIR; this is translated from the coding sequence ATGAAAAAAATACTATTACTTATTTTTTCTGTTTTAATCGTTTTTCCTGCAATTAGCGCTTCGGAAAAAGATAAAGGTGATAATCGCATTAATTATCTTAATAACCGGTATCCATTGATAAGAAAACCTTATGTTAAGCTACCTTTGGGTTCGATTAAACCAAAAGGTTGGATGCTGGAACAACTCAAGCTTATGCAAGAGGGAATGACTGGTAATCTGGATAAGGTTTATGAAATGGTTATGGGTAAAAGAAACGGATGGTTAGGAGGAGATGGTGATGTTTGGGAACGGGGGCCTTATTGGATTGACGGATTATTGCCCTTGGCATATATTCTTAACGACCAAGCATTAAAGGATAAAGTAAAACCTTGGATTGAGTGGTGCCTGGCTTCTCAAAAAGAGAACGGTTACTTTGGTCCTGATACTGACAGAGCCAATGAACCAGGTCTTCAAAGGAATAATGCGCATGATTGGTGGCCTAAAATGGTTATGCTTAAAGTGATGCAGCAGTATTATTCGGCTACCGGAGATGCACGTGTAATTGGTTTTTTAACAAAATATTTTAAATATCAGCTGGAACAATTACCTGTAAATCCGTTGGATAAATGGACTTTCTGGGGTGCTCAGCGTGGCGGAGATAATTTGATGATTGTGTATTGGTTGTATAATATTACTGGGGACAAATTTTTACTTGATCTGGGGGAACTTATCCATAAACAGACATTTAACTGGACGGATGTCTTTTTGCATCAAGATCATTTGTCGCGCCAGCTCAGCATGCATTGCGTGAATCTTGCTCAAGGTTTTAAGGAACCCGTGATTTATTATCAACAGAATAAAAATACGGAACAAATCGCCGCGGTTAAAAAGGCTGTCCGAGATATGCGCCATACGATTGGGTTACCAACTGGTCTATGGGGTGGAGATGAGCTGCTCAGATTTGGAAATCCTACGTTAGGTTCCGAATTATGTACTGCTGTGGAAATGATGTTTTCTTTAGAGGAAATGCTGGAAATAACAGGTGATATTCAGTGGGCTGATTATTTGGAACGGATAGCTTATAATGTGCTTCCTACTCAGGTAACGGATGATTATTCCTCGCGTCAGTATTTTCAGCAAGTAAATCAGGTTTCTGTAACAAGAGACTGGAGGGATTTTGTTACACCTCATGATGATACTGATTTGCTGTTTGGTAAATTGACTGGGTATCCTTGTTGCACGTCGAATTTGCATCAGGGATGGCCTAAACTGGTGCAAAATTTGTGGTATGCCACAGATGATAATGGTGTTGCCGCATTAGTTTATGCACCTTCTGAGGTGACAATAAAGGTTTCAAATGGAGTGCAAGTGTGTGTTAAAGAAGATACGGGGTATCCTTTTGAGGAAAGAGTGCGTTTTCAGTTTGAATTTGTTGATATGAAAATTAAAAAATCATTCTTCCCATTCCATTTCCGTATTCCTGCATGGTGTACCAGTCCGGTAGTTTCCTTAAATGGACAGGTTATTCCTGTTGATGTTTATTCCGGCGAAATCGCAAGGATTAACAGAGAATGGGTTAATGGCGATGTACTGAGTGTTGAGCTTCCGATGCATGTCGATGTTAGTTACTGGTTCGATGGTGCGGCTGTAATTGAGCGAGGTCCTTTGCTCTATTCTTTAAAAATGGAAGAAAAATGGGTAAAGAAACCAGTTGAAAAGAATTCGGATAATAAATATGGGAATTGGTATTATGAAGTTACATCCAATTCTCCGTGGAACTATTCGTTGCTTAGTAATTCGCTGAAGAAGGATAGTATTGGACAGAATTTTGTTGTAGAAAAAAAGTCAACTATAGCTTCTTATCCTTGGAATACAGAGAATGCACCCATTACTATCCGAACCAAAGGACGACGAATTCCTGGATGGCAGTTATATAGAGGGTCGACAGGTTCAATTCCGTTTTTTACCCAACAAGGGAAGGATTATTTAGAGAATGAAGAGGAGGTTGAGCTTATTCCTTATGGTTGTACAACCCTTCGTATTACTGAGTTCCCTATCCGGTAG
- a CDS encoding beta-L-arabinofuranosidase domain-containing protein, translated as MKQFVLVSLASLALLTCQKLEGETPLKMVEQVDFSHVHIQDKFWSPRLEKHITATLPVCIDQIENQTGRMQNFVNAAKQSGKHSGIFFDDSDVYKALEGMAYALINHPDANLEKKADEWIAKIASAQQPDGYINTYYTLTGLDKRWTNMDKHEMYCAGHMIEAAVAYYRATGKRTLLDVSIRMADHMMNVFGPDKRHWVPGHEEIELALVKLFQVTKDKRYLNFSNWLLEERGHGHGSKGDEGKWEPIYYQDEKPIREMTDIAGHAVRCMYLYCGMADVAAYKNETSYIVAMNRLWDDVVLRNMYITGGIGSSKHNEGFTEDYDLPNKDAYCETCASVGMVYWNQRMNQFTGNSKYVDVLERSMYNGALAGISLSGDRFFYVNPLEADGSHHRKAWYGCACCPSQISRFLPSIGNYIYGTSKEAVWVNLYIGNRTEIPMDNGTLLVEQETNYPWDGNVKLKITSPKGLDKEFRLRIPGWCKKYSIKVNDEKFNAPVENGYAVINNKWKTGDVIVFKMDMDIQVVAADERVKENVGKRAIQRGPIVYCLEEADNKDSFDRVAISPKTTFKSKFESNFLDGVTSIEAANKDQKFLLIPYYAWDNREAGKMKVWIDYKTN; from the coding sequence ATGAAACAGTTTGTATTAGTGTCGTTAGCTAGTTTAGCTTTGTTAACATGTCAGAAACTGGAGGGAGAAACGCCTCTTAAAATGGTTGAACAGGTAGATTTCTCTCATGTTCATATTCAGGATAAATTCTGGTCTCCACGATTAGAAAAACATATCACGGCTACCTTGCCGGTTTGTATAGATCAAATAGAGAATCAAACTGGTCGCATGCAGAATTTTGTGAATGCAGCCAAACAATCAGGAAAACATTCGGGAATATTTTTTGATGATTCAGATGTGTATAAAGCACTGGAGGGAATGGCTTATGCATTGATAAATCACCCAGATGCCAATCTTGAAAAAAAGGCGGATGAGTGGATTGCTAAAATTGCCTCCGCTCAGCAACCCGACGGGTATATAAATACGTACTATACGCTAACCGGACTTGATAAGCGGTGGACAAATATGGACAAGCATGAGATGTATTGTGCTGGTCATATGATTGAGGCGGCAGTTGCTTATTATAGAGCTACTGGTAAGCGGACGCTATTAGATGTAAGTATTCGTATGGCGGATCATATGATGAATGTTTTTGGTCCGGATAAACGTCATTGGGTACCAGGACATGAAGAGATTGAATTGGCTTTGGTGAAATTATTCCAGGTAACCAAAGATAAAAGATACCTGAATTTCTCAAACTGGTTGTTGGAAGAAAGAGGACATGGTCATGGATCAAAAGGAGATGAGGGTAAATGGGAACCTATCTATTATCAGGATGAGAAACCAATTCGTGAAATGACAGATATTGCAGGTCATGCTGTTCGTTGTATGTATTTGTATTGTGGTATGGCAGATGTCGCTGCTTATAAAAATGAAACAAGCTATATTGTTGCCATGAATCGTTTATGGGATGATGTAGTGTTGCGGAATATGTATATTACAGGAGGAATAGGTTCTTCAAAGCATAATGAAGGTTTTACCGAAGATTATGATTTGCCTAACAAAGATGCTTATTGTGAAACTTGTGCGTCGGTAGGTATGGTATATTGGAATCAGCGCATGAATCAGTTTACGGGTAATTCAAAGTACGTTGACGTTTTGGAGCGTTCGATGTATAATGGGGCTCTGGCAGGTATTTCCTTGTCTGGCGACAGATTTTTCTATGTGAATCCGTTGGAGGCTGATGGCTCTCACCACCGCAAGGCGTGGTATGGCTGCGCTTGTTGTCCAAGTCAAATTTCCCGGTTCCTTCCTTCAATTGGCAATTATATTTATGGAACTTCTAAAGAGGCTGTCTGGGTTAATCTTTATATTGGTAATAGAACTGAAATTCCAATGGATAATGGTACTCTTCTTGTTGAACAGGAAACTAATTATCCTTGGGATGGTAATGTTAAATTAAAGATTACCTCTCCCAAAGGGTTGGATAAAGAATTCCGTTTGCGAATTCCGGGATGGTGCAAAAAATATTCTATTAAAGTGAATGATGAAAAATTTAATGCGCCGGTTGAGAATGGGTATGCCGTTATTAACAATAAATGGAAAACAGGTGATGTAATTGTTTTTAAAATGGACATGGATATTCAAGTGGTTGCTGCGGACGAAAGAGTGAAAGAAAATGTAGGGAAACGTGCCATCCAAAGGGGACCTATTGTTTACTGTTTGGAAGAAGCCGACAATAAAGACAGCTTTGACAGGGTGGCTATTTCTCCGAAAACTACCTTTAAAAGTAAGTTTGAGTCCAATTTTCTTGATGGTGTTACCTCAATTGAGGCTGCCAATAAAGATCAAAAGTTTCTGTTGATTCCTTACTATGCATGGGACAACAGAGAGGCTGGGAAGATGAAGGTATGGATTGATTATAAAACGAATTAA
- a CDS encoding carbamoyltransferase, with the protein MTVILGISAFYHDSAAALVIDGEIIAAAQEERFTRCKNDASFPTHAISYVLREAGLTGENVDYVAFYEKSFLKFERILETYYAFAPKGIVSFVKSIPLWMKEKLFVKQHIISELKAMDIKSLVLFPEHHLSHAASAFYPSPYEDACILTVDGVGEWATTTIGKGKGNKITCLREIHFPHSLGLFYSAFTYYCGFKVNGGEYKLMGLAPYGQYSQQAMDYIRLIKEHLIDIRLDGSFLLNMNYYNYATGLTMTNDKLWKKIFNVPPRKPESDISQPYIDLAFAAQFVIEEVMLKLAHTAKELTNSDTLVMAGGVALNCVSNEKLYNSRLFKHIWVQPASGDAGGAVGAALAIWHTFLNNKRIVNKKDGMSNTYLGPSFSQRCVDILIRNKDAHAELLSETDLLQKVSVLLRDGAIVGWFQGRMEFGPRSLGNRSILADPRAEGMQKRLNLKIKFRESFRPFAPCILEEDVSNYFERTGPSPYMLFTTGLLPELRKQLPENYKQLTYSNKLYAARSALQAVTHVDFSARIQTVSRENNSLLYDLLRAFKTETGCGILVNTSFNVRGEPIVCNPEDAYSCFCNTGMDYLVIGNYLFSKNK; encoded by the coding sequence GACGCTTCTTTTCCAACCCATGCTATAAGTTATGTTCTTCGTGAAGCAGGCTTAACAGGCGAAAACGTTGACTATGTGGCGTTTTATGAAAAGTCGTTTCTTAAGTTCGAACGCATACTTGAAACTTACTATGCATTTGCTCCCAAAGGCATTGTTAGTTTTGTAAAATCAATTCCTTTATGGATGAAAGAAAAACTATTTGTAAAGCAGCATATAATAAGTGAATTAAAGGCAATGGATATTAAATCTTTGGTTTTATTCCCTGAACATCACTTATCACATGCAGCAAGCGCTTTTTACCCTTCACCTTATGAGGATGCTTGTATTTTAACAGTTGATGGAGTAGGAGAATGGGCAACCACTACCATTGGAAAAGGTAAAGGTAATAAAATTACATGTTTGAGAGAAATTCATTTTCCTCATTCATTAGGCTTATTTTATTCGGCATTTACCTACTACTGTGGTTTTAAAGTTAATGGAGGGGAATACAAATTGATGGGGCTTGCTCCTTATGGGCAATATTCTCAACAAGCAATGGATTACATTCGGTTAATTAAAGAACATCTTATTGATATTCGTTTGGATGGCTCTTTTTTGCTTAATATGAATTATTATAATTATGCGACAGGATTAACTATGACGAATGATAAATTGTGGAAAAAAATTTTCAATGTTCCTCCTCGCAAACCGGAAAGTGATATCTCACAACCATATATAGATCTTGCTTTTGCTGCACAGTTCGTTATCGAGGAAGTGATGTTAAAGTTAGCCCATACAGCTAAAGAGCTTACAAATTCGGATACGCTTGTAATGGCTGGGGGGGTAGCTTTAAATTGTGTTTCCAACGAAAAACTTTATAACAGCCGTCTTTTTAAACATATTTGGGTCCAGCCTGCATCTGGTGATGCGGGTGGTGCTGTAGGAGCGGCTTTGGCTATCTGGCATACTTTTTTGAATAATAAACGAATTGTAAACAAGAAAGATGGAATGAGCAATACTTATTTGGGTCCTTCATTCTCTCAAAGATGTGTTGATATTTTGATTCGTAATAAGGATGCTCATGCTGAATTGCTTTCCGAAACTGATTTACTTCAGAAAGTATCTGTTCTTTTAAGAGACGGCGCCATTGTGGGATGGTTTCAGGGTCGGATGGAGTTCGGCCCGCGATCTTTGGGAAACAGATCTATCCTTGCTGATCCAAGAGCTGAGGGGATGCAGAAAAGATTAAATTTAAAAATCAAGTTTAGAGAAAGTTTCAGACCTTTTGCCCCATGTATTCTGGAAGAAGATGTGTCTAACTATTTTGAGAGAACAGGGCCATCGCCATACATGTTGTTTACAACAGGTCTTCTACCAGAATTAAGAAAACAATTGCCTGAAAACTACAAACAGCTTACTTATTCAAATAAGCTTTACGCTGCACGTTCTGCTCTGCAGGCTGTAACACATGTGGATTTCTCTGCCAGGATTCAAACAGTATCAAGAGAAAATAATTCTTTATTGTACGACTTGCTGAGAGCTTTCAAAACAGAAACTGGTTGCGGCATATTAGTCAATACGAGTTTTAATGTGAGAGGGGAACCAATTGTTTGTAATCCTGAAGATGCCTATAGTTGTTTTTGCAATACTGGAATGGATTATCTTGTTATTGGAAATTATCTGTTTTCAAAAAACAAATAG